One genomic window of Sphingobacterium oryzagri includes the following:
- a CDS encoding HmuY family protein — protein sequence MSTKKIYRSIKASTRSRQLFASSFPSAFCCLFYAMFLLSCSKEAVAPDLADGKSTVVQDLAGDTGASVGDGVDGKEKRPFRTFLYSLSTKKQIWLNNAADSATYMKTNDWDIAFTDIYNSIVYVNRGDMAKSPGYGGNGQGAIISVDRPYDEVDAVPATANFDNNQGFVGWQGWPQTYNYGWYNYSLTTHLAVPIKGRTFILKTATGKYAKLELINVYQGNPPVVTNLHWPAPYLTFRFFVQEDGSTDLKTR from the coding sequence ATGAGCACAAAAAAAATATATCGTAGTATAAAAGCTAGCACGCGCAGTCGTCAGCTGTTCGCCAGCTCGTTTCCGTCCGCATTTTGCTGCTTGTTTTATGCCATGTTCCTGCTCTCTTGCAGCAAGGAAGCTGTAGCACCAGATCTCGCGGATGGTAAAAGCACCGTGGTGCAAGATTTGGCAGGCGACACGGGCGCATCAGTGGGCGATGGCGTTGACGGCAAAGAAAAACGACCTTTTCGTACTTTTTTATACAGCTTGAGCACCAAAAAACAAATCTGGCTCAACAACGCTGCGGATTCGGCCACCTATATGAAGACGAATGATTGGGATATCGCCTTTACCGATATCTATAACTCGATTGTATATGTCAATCGCGGCGATATGGCAAAAAGCCCCGGTTATGGTGGAAACGGACAAGGAGCCATTATCAGCGTGGACCGCCCATACGATGAAGTCGATGCGGTACCGGCAACGGCAAATTTTGATAACAACCAAGGGTTTGTGGGTTGGCAGGGATGGCCACAAACGTATAACTACGGTTGGTACAATTACAGCTTAACCACGCACCTGGCCGTTCCGATCAAGGGAAGAACATTTATTCTAAAAACAGCGACGGGAAAATATGCCAAGCTCGAACTGATCAATGTGTATCAAGGAAATCCTCCGGTGGTCACCAATTTGCACTGGCCGGCTCCGTACCTCACCTTCCGATTCTTTGTGCAAGAAGATGGCAGCACCGATCTGAAAACAAGATAA